A part of Paenibacillus sp. sptzw28 genomic DNA contains:
- a CDS encoding OmpL47-type beta-barrel domain-containing protein, whose product MKKIIILFSLLFLGLHSTGANAEEAISDFPHSLIDEVDGKILDLKGNRILFLDSSNTLKIKDRSSGNTTTIVQGKVPLAEYSFLSPTGAIFLEQSGDVSTRLMFEWRDNNLVSLGKVSRSLIVKGNYAVFSDPGSSVYLRDLNQGTNRLITSDAYYGYDVGENGLVVWGGKDFRIYKHTNGKTAQITPANDSYRYTFPLTDGINVIYKAGSASNSYYGIKWDRIGLPPTLIPGYSFSYIDNYFPYADYQTNNGYAAHEYFDDGYYTSNLVIIGRERTDENGTYADGHHLPPYPDLTALGPQGDALLGGNKYHRFSLNHTFTLPFNSAIAFWNGNNTYIADGGKLYSVGFDDDFTPPVTTVSGLPLYSNSPVTAVFAASDDKSGVKETFYRLNQGQTESGSTLTVSNEGSYELEYSSVDEKGTIEFTKSQHFTIDKTAPVTKYTVTPVYGTDKPVKYIKGYTFTLSATDALSGVKATYYRVNKGSWTIYEKPVALSGQGDQQFEFYSIDNAGNAESHSS is encoded by the coding sequence GTGAAGAAAATAATCATATTGTTCTCCCTTCTCTTTCTTGGCTTACATAGTACCGGTGCCAACGCTGAGGAAGCGATTTCGGACTTCCCGCACAGTTTGATTGACGAGGTGGATGGAAAGATCCTTGATTTAAAGGGTAACCGTATTCTTTTCCTGGATTCAAGCAATACATTAAAGATAAAAGACCGCAGCTCCGGTAATACCACAACGATTGTCCAAGGCAAGGTTCCCCTTGCGGAGTATAGCTTTCTCTCGCCGACAGGCGCCATTTTCCTTGAACAAAGCGGTGATGTTTCTACCAGACTCATGTTTGAATGGCGTGACAACAATCTTGTAAGTTTGGGGAAGGTCTCACGGTCATTGATCGTGAAGGGTAATTATGCCGTCTTCAGCGATCCGGGTTCATCCGTCTACCTGCGGGATTTAAATCAGGGAACAAACAGGCTGATTACAAGCGATGCCTATTATGGCTACGATGTTGGCGAGAACGGACTGGTCGTTTGGGGCGGAAAAGATTTCCGCATTTACAAGCATACAAATGGGAAAACCGCTCAAATTACACCTGCCAATGACAGTTATCGTTACACTTTCCCGCTTACGGATGGCATTAATGTGATCTATAAAGCCGGTTCGGCAAGCAATTCGTACTATGGAATCAAGTGGGATAGAATCGGCCTGCCTCCTACTTTAATCCCCGGTTACTCATTTTCGTATATCGATAATTACTTTCCTTATGCCGACTACCAAACCAATAACGGATATGCCGCGCATGAATATTTCGACGATGGTTATTATACTTCCAATCTGGTTATTATAGGCCGGGAGCGTACGGACGAGAACGGCACTTACGCGGATGGCCACCATCTGCCGCCTTATCCGGATCTAACTGCTTTAGGTCCGCAAGGAGATGCCTTACTTGGGGGCAATAAGTATCACCGGTTCAGTTTAAATCATACTTTCACTTTGCCTTTTAACTCTGCAATAGCTTTCTGGAACGGAAATAATACCTATATTGCGGATGGCGGAAAGTTATACTCCGTAGGCTTCGATGACGATTTCACACCTCCGGTTACCACGGTTAGTGGGCTTCCACTCTACTCGAATTCCCCGGTCACTGCTGTTTTTGCCGCCTCGGACGACAAGTCAGGTGTGAAAGAAACATTCTATAGATTGAATCAAGGCCAAACCGAATCAGGAAGCACACTTACCGTTTCGAACGAAGGCTCATATGAGCTTGAGTACAGCAGCGTAGATGAGAAAGGCACCATTGAATTTACTAAAAGTCAGCATTTCACAATCGATAAAACTGCGCCCGTAACCAAGTACACGGTAACGCCTGTTTATGGCACGGACAAGCCCGTCAAGTATATCAAAGGCTACACCTTTACATTGAGCGCCACAGACGCGCTTTCGGGAGTCAAAGCAACCTATTACCGCGTCAATAAAGGTTCATGGACTATCTATGAAAAACCGGTCGCGCTATCCGGCCAGGGAGATCAGCAG